Part of the Fodinicola acaciae genome is shown below.
GACCACGGCGTGCAGGACAACTACCGGTGCGTCTTCTTCGAAGGCGTCTGGGACCTGAACGTCCCGGCCTAGCGCCGAAAAGCCGCAGGGTCGCCCTACGCACGCAGCGCGACCCCGCGGCTGTCAGCGCGGCAGGCCCGATGCGCGCCAGGAGCCCTTGCCCGGCAGCAAAGGCGCGTGCAACAACGCCGTCCGGTCCGTCCACAATGGACGCGCGCGCGGCGGTGGCGGAGACGGCACAGCAGCGAGTGCCGCGACCACCGCCGTCACCGCGGCCAGCTCCTCGTCCGTCGGCGTGCCGCGTACGATCCGCAGCAGCGGTCGCTCGCTCACAGCGGGATGTTTCCGTGCTTCTTCGGCGGCAGCGTCTCGCGTTTTCCGCGCAGCGTACGCAAACCCCTGATCACCGCGGTACGCGTGGTGCTCGGCGGGATGACCGCGTCGACATAGCCGCGCTCGGCCGCGATGTAGGGGTTGGCCAGGTGGTCCTCGTATTCGGTGACCAGCCGCGACCGCAGCTCATCGGGCCGGTCCGCCTCGCGCAGCTCCGAGCGATAGAGGATGTTCACCGCGCCCTGCGCACCCATCACCGCGATCTGCGCGGTCGGCCAGGCGAAGTTGAGGTCGGCGCCGAGGTGCTTGGACCCCATCACGTCGTACGCGCCGCCGTACGCCTTCCGCGTGATGACGGTGACTTTCGGGACGGTGGCCTCGGCGTAGGCGTAGATCAGCTTCGCGCCGCGCCGGATGATGCCGTTCCACTCCTGGTCGGTGCCGGGCAGGAAGCCAGGCACGTCAACGAAAGTCAGCACCGGGATGTTGAACGCGTCGCAGGTGCGGACGAACCGCGCCGCCTTCTCCGACGCGTCGATGTCCAGCGTGCCGGCCAGCTGCAGCGGCTGGTTGGCCACCACACCGACCGAATGTCCGTCGACGCGGCCGAAACCGCAGAGGATGTTGGGCGCGAAAAGCGGATGGATCTCCAGGAAGTCGCCGTCGTCCAGGACGTGCTCGATCACCGTGTGCATGTCGTACGGCTGGTTCGGCGAGTCCGGCACGAGCGTGTCGAGCTCCAGGTCCTCGTCGGTGACCGAGAGGTCGCTGTCGACCTCGTACGACGGCGGCTCGTCCAGGTTGTTGCTCGGCAGGAATCCGAGCAGCTGCTTGACGAACTCGACCGCCTCGTCCTCGTCCGGCGCCATGTGGTGCGCCACGCCGGACTTGGTGTTGTGCGAGCGCGCGCCGCCGAGCTCCTCGAACTCCACG
Proteins encoded:
- a CDS encoding acyl-CoA carboxylase epsilon subunit, coding for MSERPLLRIVRGTPTDEELAAVTAVVAALAAVPSPPPPRARPLWTDRTALLHAPLLPGKGSWRASGLPR
- a CDS encoding acyl-CoA carboxylase subunit beta, with the protein product MADSPAEAVGAAEVPAGIDIHTTAGKLADLKHRDDEAVHAGSERAIERQHKKGKKTARERIEQLLDDGSFVELDALARHRSTAFGMAEERPYGDGVVTGYGTVDGRPVAVFAQDFTVFGGSLGEVFGEKIVKVMDLAAKTGCPVIGINDSGGARIQEGVVSLGLYGEIFFRNVRASGVIPQISLIMGPCAGGAVYSPAITDFTVMVDQTSHMFITGPDVIKTVTGEDVEFEELGGARSHNTKSGVAHHMAPDEDEAVEFVKQLLGFLPSNNLDEPPSYEVDSDLSVTDEDLELDTLVPDSPNQPYDMHTVIEHVLDDGDFLEIHPLFAPNILCGFGRVDGHSVGVVANQPLQLAGTLDIDASEKAARFVRTCDAFNIPVLTFVDVPGFLPGTDQEWNGIIRRGAKLIYAYAEATVPKVTVITRKAYGGAYDVMGSKHLGADLNFAWPTAQIAVMGAQGAVNILYRSELREADRPDELRSRLVTEYEDHLANPYIAAERGYVDAVIPPSTTRTAVIRGLRTLRGKRETLPPKKHGNIPL